Proteins from one Lonchura striata isolate bLonStr1 chromosome 28, bLonStr1.mat, whole genome shotgun sequence genomic window:
- the RAB8A gene encoding ras-related protein Rab-8A isoform X2 → MAKTYDYLFKLLLIGDSGVGKTCALFRFSEDAFNATFISTIGIDFKIRTIELDGKRIKLQIWDTAGQERFRTITTAYYRGAMGIMLVYDITNEKSFENIRNWVRNIEEHASPDVEKMILGNKCDANDKRQVSREQGEKLAASFGIKFMETSAKANINIENAFFTLARDIKAKMDKKLAQLMFPDIRTLSQHQTSSLRFINPMDYCKSLYCC, encoded by the exons ATGGCGAAGACCTACGATTACCTGTTCAAGCTGCTGCTGATCGGCGACTCGGGCGTGGGCAAGACCTGCGCGCTCTTCCGCTTCTCCGAGGACGCCTTCAACGCCACCTTCATCTCCACCATCG GAATCGACTTTAAAATTAGAACGATAGAGCTCGATGGCAAGAGAATCAAGCTGCAGATCTG ggacacagctgggcaggagcgGTTCCGGACCATCACCACCGCCTACTACAGGGGAGCCATG GGCATTATGCTAGTGTACGACATCACCAATGAAAAGTCTTTTGAAAATATTCGGAACTGGGTGAGGAATATTGAAGAG CACGCTTCTCCAGACGTTGAAAAAATGATCCTGGGGAACAAATGTGATGCAAATGACAAAAGACAAGTCTCTAGAGAGCAAGGGGAGAAG CTTGCTGCAAGTTTCGGGATTAAATTCATGGAGACCAGTGCAAAAGCAAATATAAACATAGAGAAT GCATTTTTCACTCTTGCAAGAGATATCAAAGCAAAAATGGACAAGAAGTTG GCACAGCTCATGTTTCCTGACATCAGAACCTTATCCCAGCATCAGACTTCCAGCCTCAGATTTATAAATCCTATGGATTATTGTAAGTCTCTTTACTGctgctga
- the RAB8A gene encoding ras-related protein Rab-8A isoform X1, which yields MAKTYDYLFKLLLIGDSGVGKTCALFRFSEDAFNATFISTIGIDFKIRTIELDGKRIKLQIWDTAGQERFRTITTAYYRGAMGIMLVYDITNEKSFENIRNWVRNIEEHASPDVEKMILGNKCDANDKRQVSREQGEKLAASFGIKFMETSAKANINIENAFFTLARDIKAKMDKKLEGNSPQGSNQGVKITQDQQKKSSFFRCVLL from the exons ATGGCGAAGACCTACGATTACCTGTTCAAGCTGCTGCTGATCGGCGACTCGGGCGTGGGCAAGACCTGCGCGCTCTTCCGCTTCTCCGAGGACGCCTTCAACGCCACCTTCATCTCCACCATCG GAATCGACTTTAAAATTAGAACGATAGAGCTCGATGGCAAGAGAATCAAGCTGCAGATCTG ggacacagctgggcaggagcgGTTCCGGACCATCACCACCGCCTACTACAGGGGAGCCATG GGCATTATGCTAGTGTACGACATCACCAATGAAAAGTCTTTTGAAAATATTCGGAACTGGGTGAGGAATATTGAAGAG CACGCTTCTCCAGACGTTGAAAAAATGATCCTGGGGAACAAATGTGATGCAAATGACAAAAGACAAGTCTCTAGAGAGCAAGGGGAGAAG CTTGCTGCAAGTTTCGGGATTAAATTCATGGAGACCAGTGCAAAAGCAAATATAAACATAGAGAAT GCATTTTTCACTCTTGCAAGAGATATCAAAGCAAAAATGGACAAGAAGTTG GAAGGCAATAGCCCTCAAGGCAGCAACCAGGGAGTCAAAATCACACAAGAccagcaaaagaaaagcagctttttccGATGTGTTCTTCTGTGA
- the TPM4 gene encoding tropomyosin alpha-4 chain isoform X4, whose protein sequence is MAAPSSLEAVKRKIQCLQQQADEAEDRAQVLQRELDLERDLREKAEGEVAALNRRIQLVEEELDRAQERLATALQKLEEAEKAADESERGMKVIENRAMKDEEKMEIQEMQLKEAKHIAEEADRKYEEVARKLVILEGELERAEERAEVSEVKCSDLEEELKNVTNNLKSLEAQSEKYSEKEDKYEEEIKILSDKLKEAETRAEFAERTVAKLEKSIDDLEEKLAQAKEENLGLHQTLDQTLNELNCI, encoded by the exons ATGGCCGCGCCGAGCTCCCTGGAAGCCGTCAAGAGGAAGATCCAGTGCCTGCAGCAACAGGCGGATGAGGCGGAGGACCGCGCGCAGGTCCTCCAGCGGGAGCTGGACCTGGAACGGGACCTGCGGGAGAAA GCTGAAGGGGAGGTGGCAGCTCTGAACAGACGCATCCAGCTCGTGGAAGAGGAGTTGGATCGTGCCCAGGAACGACTggccacagccctgcagaaacTGGAGGAGGCTGAGAAAGCAGCAGATGAGAGCGAGAG AGGAATGAAGGTTATTGAGAACAGAGCAAtgaaagatgaagagaaaatggaaattcagGAAATGCAGTTGAAGGAGGCCAAGCACATTGCTGAAGAAGCCGACCGCAAGTATGAGGAG GTTGCCCGTAAACTGGTTATTTTGGAGGGTGAACTGGAAAGAGCTGAGGAGCGTGCAGAGGTGTCTGAAGT TAAATGCAGTGACCTCGAAGAGGAGTTAAAGAACGTCACAAACAACCTGAAATCTTTGGAAGCTCAATCTGAAAAG TACTcggaaaaagaagataaatatgAAGAAGAAATCAAGATTCTCTCTGACAAGCTGAAAGAA GCTGAAACTCGTGCAGAATTTGCAGAGAGAACTGTTGCCAAACTGGAAAAGTCTATTGATGACCTGGAAG AAAAACTTGCTCAAGCCAAAGAGGAGAACCTGGGCTTGCACCAGACACTGGACCAGACACTAAACGAACTGAACTGTATATGA
- the TPM4 gene encoding tropomyosin alpha-4 chain isoform X2, translating into MEAIKKKMQMLKLDKENAIDRAEQAETDKKAAEDKCKQVEDELVALQKKLKGTEDELDKYSEALKDAQEKLEQAEKKATDAEGEVAALNRRIQLVEEELDRAQERLATALQKLEEAEKAADESERGMKVIENRAMKDEEKMEIQEMQLKEAKHIAEEADRKYEEVARKLVILEGELERAEERAEVSEVKCSDLEEELKNVTNNLKSLEAQSEKYSEKEDKYEEEIKILSDKLKEAETRAEFAERTVAKLEKSIDDLEEKLAQAKEENLGLHQTLDQTLNELNCI; encoded by the exons ATGGAAGCTATCAAGAAAAAGATGCAGATGTTGAAGTTAGACAAGGAGAATGCCAttgacagagcagagcaggctgagACGGATAAGAAGGCAGCTGAGGACAAATGCAAGCAG gTAGAAGATGAGCTGGTGGCTCTGCAGAAGAAGCTGAAAGGAACTGAAGATGAGCTGGATAAATACTCAGAGGCTCTTAAAGATGCCCAGGAAAAACTGGAGCAGGCTGAGAAGAAAGCCACTGAT GCTGAAGGGGAGGTGGCAGCTCTGAACAGACGCATCCAGCTCGTGGAAGAGGAGTTGGATCGTGCCCAGGAACGACTggccacagccctgcagaaacTGGAGGAGGCTGAGAAAGCAGCAGATGAGAGCGAGAG AGGAATGAAGGTTATTGAGAACAGAGCAAtgaaagatgaagagaaaatggaaattcagGAAATGCAGTTGAAGGAGGCCAAGCACATTGCTGAAGAAGCCGACCGCAAGTATGAGGAG GTTGCCCGTAAACTGGTTATTTTGGAGGGTGAACTGGAAAGAGCTGAGGAGCGTGCAGAGGTGTCTGAAGT TAAATGCAGTGACCTCGAAGAGGAGTTAAAGAACGTCACAAACAACCTGAAATCTTTGGAAGCTCAATCTGAAAAG TACTcggaaaaagaagataaatatgAAGAAGAAATCAAGATTCTCTCTGACAAGCTGAAAGAA GCTGAAACTCGTGCAGAATTTGCAGAGAGAACTGTTGCCAAACTGGAAAAGTCTATTGATGACCTGGAAG AAAAACTTGCTCAAGCCAAAGAGGAGAACCTGGGCTTGCACCAGACACTGGACCAGACACTAAACGAACTGAACTGTATATGA
- the TPM4 gene encoding tropomyosin alpha-4 chain isoform X3: MAAPSSLEAVKRKIQCLQQQADEAEDRAQVLQRELDLERDLREKAEGEVAALNRRIQLVEEELDRAQERLATALQKLEEAEKAADESERGMKVIENRAMKDEEKMEIQEMQLKEAKHIAEEADRKYEEVARKLVILEGELERAEERAEVSEVKCSDLEEELKNVTNNLKSLEAQSEKYSEKEDKYEEEIKILSDKLKEAETRAEFAERTVAKLEKSIDDLEDELYAQKLKYKAISEELDHALNDMTSL, encoded by the exons ATGGCCGCGCCGAGCTCCCTGGAAGCCGTCAAGAGGAAGATCCAGTGCCTGCAGCAACAGGCGGATGAGGCGGAGGACCGCGCGCAGGTCCTCCAGCGGGAGCTGGACCTGGAACGGGACCTGCGGGAGAAA GCTGAAGGGGAGGTGGCAGCTCTGAACAGACGCATCCAGCTCGTGGAAGAGGAGTTGGATCGTGCCCAGGAACGACTggccacagccctgcagaaacTGGAGGAGGCTGAGAAAGCAGCAGATGAGAGCGAGAG AGGAATGAAGGTTATTGAGAACAGAGCAAtgaaagatgaagagaaaatggaaattcagGAAATGCAGTTGAAGGAGGCCAAGCACATTGCTGAAGAAGCCGACCGCAAGTATGAGGAG GTTGCCCGTAAACTGGTTATTTTGGAGGGTGAACTGGAAAGAGCTGAGGAGCGTGCAGAGGTGTCTGAAGT TAAATGCAGTGACCTCGAAGAGGAGTTAAAGAACGTCACAAACAACCTGAAATCTTTGGAAGCTCAATCTGAAAAG TACTcggaaaaagaagataaatatgAAGAAGAAATCAAGATTCTCTCTGACAAGCTGAAAGAA GCTGAAACTCGTGCAGAATTTGCAGAGAGAACTGTTGCCAAACTGGAAAAGTCTATTGATGACCTGGAAG ACGAGCTCTATGCTCAGAAGCTGAAGTACAAAGCCATCAGTGAGGAGCTGGACCATGCCCTCAACGACATGACCTCTTTGTGA
- the TPM4 gene encoding tropomyosin alpha-4 chain isoform X1, whose protein sequence is MEAIKKKMQMLKLDKENAIDRAEQAETDKKAAEDKCKQVEDELVALQKKLKGTEDELDKYSEALKDAQEKLEQAEKKATDAEGEVAALNRRIQLVEEELDRAQERLATALQKLEEAEKAADESERGMKVIENRAMKDEEKMEIQEMQLKEAKHIAEEADRKYEEVARKLVILEGELERAEERAEVSEVKCSDLEEELKNVTNNLKSLEAQSEKYSEKEDKYEEEIKILSDKLKEAETRAEFAERTVAKLEKSIDDLEDELYAQKLKYKAISEELDHALNDMTSL, encoded by the exons ATGGAAGCTATCAAGAAAAAGATGCAGATGTTGAAGTTAGACAAGGAGAATGCCAttgacagagcagagcaggctgagACGGATAAGAAGGCAGCTGAGGACAAATGCAAGCAG gTAGAAGATGAGCTGGTGGCTCTGCAGAAGAAGCTGAAAGGAACTGAAGATGAGCTGGATAAATACTCAGAGGCTCTTAAAGATGCCCAGGAAAAACTGGAGCAGGCTGAGAAGAAAGCCACTGAT GCTGAAGGGGAGGTGGCAGCTCTGAACAGACGCATCCAGCTCGTGGAAGAGGAGTTGGATCGTGCCCAGGAACGACTggccacagccctgcagaaacTGGAGGAGGCTGAGAAAGCAGCAGATGAGAGCGAGAG AGGAATGAAGGTTATTGAGAACAGAGCAAtgaaagatgaagagaaaatggaaattcagGAAATGCAGTTGAAGGAGGCCAAGCACATTGCTGAAGAAGCCGACCGCAAGTATGAGGAG GTTGCCCGTAAACTGGTTATTTTGGAGGGTGAACTGGAAAGAGCTGAGGAGCGTGCAGAGGTGTCTGAAGT TAAATGCAGTGACCTCGAAGAGGAGTTAAAGAACGTCACAAACAACCTGAAATCTTTGGAAGCTCAATCTGAAAAG TACTcggaaaaagaagataaatatgAAGAAGAAATCAAGATTCTCTCTGACAAGCTGAAAGAA GCTGAAACTCGTGCAGAATTTGCAGAGAGAACTGTTGCCAAACTGGAAAAGTCTATTGATGACCTGGAAG ACGAGCTCTATGCTCAGAAGCTGAAGTACAAAGCCATCAGTGAGGAGCTGGACCATGCCCTCAACGACATGACCTCTTTGTGA
- the TINCR gene encoding TINCR ubiquitin domain containing: MDTLRRSLSRWKRYHIKVHLADEDLMMPLTVRPRDTVMDLRALLVREGITSWKKTFYYNSRQLEEHETLKEANIQNGSVLLLVSNKR, translated from the coding sequence aTGGACACGCTGCGCAGGAGCCTGTCTCGATGGAAGAGGTACCACATCAAGGTGCACCTGGCTGATGAGGACCTGATGATGCCCCTGACAGTCAGGCCCAGGGACACGGTAATGGACCTGCGGGCTCTCTTGGTACGGGAGGGCATCACGTCCTGGAAGAAGACATTTTATTACAACTCCAGGCAGCTCGAGGAGCACGAGACCCTCAAAGAAGCCAATATCCAGAATGGTTCTGTCCTCCTCCTTGTCAGCAATAAAAGGTAG